From the Conger conger chromosome 13, fConCon1.1, whole genome shotgun sequence genome, the window ACTTTGAAGAGCCCATCGCAGGCCAGAATGACAAACCTGATAAGATAAAATGAACACATCATTAATATGTCCTGATAACCCCTAGGAAACGTATTTATAAACGTGGTAGTTTTATCAGCAGTTTATGGTGTGAGAGTAGAAATAAACTAAAGCAACTGAATGGTCTGTTAATATTGGATTTCAgttaaaggaaaaaaggaaaaaagtttCATCTTGAACCTTCCTTATAGCCCTTTCAAGTACATTGTTGTTTGTATTCGCCAAACTATGCTGAAGTGGACTCATGAAGTCAAGtttatgcagttcagaggggagggggaatgaATCTGTGGCTCCAGGATGTATCGAAGCTTGGGCATGAACCAGGAGCCAGGAGTGGAGCAGGGCTACAGCAGTTCACAACCTCAGGGTGGGATTAGACGCCTCTATTGTTGCTTCAACGGTTTCACAGAAGCCATGCCTCTCCACTGATTGCATATAGATAGAGTGAATGACATGCTGTACAGCTGACACAGTCCACTGCCATGGTTACATTCTTTGGGGAAAACCTGCTCCACCTTATCCAGCCCAGAAATGGCGGCATACCTGTCATTGTGTGTGAGCTGACATCGCCGTAGGTCAGGCGTAGATATCACCCCACAGCGTTTATACTGCCCATCGCCCAGGGAACGCGATACCTCCAGGACACCCAGAACTCGACCATCCCTGCAGCAACATAAATGGGTAAAGCTCACCCTACACCTTCTCAACATGGTACAGGCTCTTAGTTGTTGATTGATGAACAACATTTGAGCAAGATTATAGATTAACTGGATCGAATATACAATGACTATTTTACTCCTGGTAAGTTAATAATTAATGTTGGTAACCAGAGGATAGAAACCTCAATGTGATCGGGTGAaaaagctgacatttttatttgtgtagtgacatttttacatttcaaatccaatgtgcagaaGTACatttacagagccaaaacaacaagaaCTGTATTACTGTCTAAATGCTTACAACTGCACTGAATGCCTTCACAGGAAATGTTATGTCTTTTACTACACCaactgaaaatgagcaaaatcaCAATGAATCACAAGAACAATGACAGGATTTTCATAACTAAGTCCATTATTGCAACCCaattattattgcattttccAGATCTTAAATACACGCATTTTAATACATAATCTTCTAATGATAAGCTGATTGTTTTATTACTTAAGTGTGGCTTTTATGGCTAACTGATGCTTTTACAACTTCTTACTGTTGGACTGCTTCCCCCACCAGTACCTGACAGTACCGCCGGCCTTCTGTATCCTCATCCTCTCCTCGTAACAGGTGGGATTGTGTTCTTTACTGAGCGACAGTGTGACGCATTTCTGGACATCCTTCTCCCCTTCCTGCTCCACCCGACACAGCACAGCCTGGACACAGCACAGCAGGATTACATTCCATTAGACTACTGGACTACTGGACACTGTTCCCAAGCTCACACAGGAAATAAACTGCACAGAAGAAACAGGTGTGCACCCCAACAGTGCAGCCAAGAGGGCAACATTTCATTGAAGCAGGAGAATCAGGGTGGATATTAACGCCAGCTACATCCTGGTAAATTATATCCATGGCTGGTACGTTAGTCTACTCTTCCTGCAACTTTGGCAGGCAACTTGGTAATCCTGCTAAATTCTAAATACTGTATCTAGATGTCTGGTAAAACAATGACATTGGCTGGTTAATTTTGGGATGCAAAAAATTAAGTTTCCCTGATGAGAAGTAGATATATTTTCTTGAAAGTTTGCTTTGGGTTTGGTTTATCAAAGCTACTAAATGGAAGGCTCAGGTCAACATTGCTTTACCATGTTTCAATGTCTACATAATGACAAAGAGAATCTGCAGCTTTTCCAGAAGACAACAGGATAAAGGGACGATAAATGATTGAGCATGCTAAATTTAATCAGCAATGTATTCGACTAGTTCCTTCCCAGAGCTGGGTGGAACATAAGCATAGATGATCACAGCAGTGTAAAAAGTGTGGAAGTGGTGTAAGGGCAGAGTACAAAACTCCAGGTATAGGTAGGTTTCATGCCCTCCTTGACATTGATCCACATCATCAATGTTGCAATatcacaacacatcacaatTACATATATCCCCCAATACTCACCCTGCTATCCCCCAAGTTAGCTACATACACCAAATTGTCAACCACCAGCATACAGGTAGCAGTGGTGCCATCTTTCCAGGCTGGCTTCCTGTGGAGCAAAACACAAGCCAGGAGTAACAATGTAACAACCcagtttccattccattttctcTGTCAGAGCAGATAGGTGAAGGCAGAAAAGCTCATGTTTGTTCTCACAACTTGGGTCAACAAGGACCAGGAGCacagcatatatatatttaacaacAGAAATGGGAAAACAATGTGTGGGGTGGCACAGCCTTACTGTTTTCACAGCTAAATATACTGATCAACCCAGTTCTGTTCATTTCTTTCATTCACACCAACAAGCCTATGTGCAGATCAGTGATTGGTGTATCAGGGAGGAGGGGCATACTGAAACTCTAACAGGCTTCTGTGAATGTACTCACAAAACCACACAGCTGCTgatatgtttaaatgtaaaaaatcattTGTAATTAATATCTCCTACTTAAATATGAAATTTGAAAACCCTCATCTGGTATTCTCTAAACATGAACATATTTTTTGCCAGTATGGAGACTTAATGCAGGGACTGAAATGGAAAATCTAATTTCAAGAAATTTCTACCACAGCTGAATATTTATGTATAGAACTGAAAGTCTAATCATAATATAGtccacaaatatatatattttttaataacaaGAGACTACCATCGAGCATGGTGTCCTTCACTGGATTGAGGAGGAGGATAGTAATACCCTTGTGGAGCCATCGCAAACAGAGACCAATCAGATAGCTACTCTGGACCCCTGGCCTGGAGTGTGGAAGGGAGCATTGGTCATGCTCAGTACTCACTGACTTGAGGCTTGCTTTAGGAAATCCTCATCTGTCTGTTTGAAGGTGTCCAGCAGACACTTTTTCACCAGCTTGTCCAAGTTCTCCGCCTCACCTGTGAAGAAGGACGATGCTATCAGGTGAGCGAGCCAGGACCTTAACTGCAATTCATTCAGActccaaaaaaaggaaaattaccCGTAAACAATAATTTGTACATTCTATTTGGATTTTATACTTTGTGTCTAGACTACAGCATAGTacttgcataaaagcatgctaaACTAACAGCAATGTGAAGACCAGCTGGATCCTCTTGTGCAGAAAGTCTGTACTGAGCTTCTCATACTATACTCACCTTTGGGAAACTTGAGGGCCAAAGTATGATGCAGATTCTCTGCAGCAAAGCGTGACGCACGAGCCCCCCCGTGTCcatcaaacacagaaaaataagaCAGGCGAGAACTGAAACACAAAGTGTGATTGTCAAAAACAACTACACACATACcatttctaaaataatattggggggggggcctgTTGCATACTGGTTAAGGTGGGagctgcaaggtcggtggttcaaattctggtctagccacaataaatgatccgcacagccgttgggcccatgagcaaggcccttaacctctgcgctgcactgtggctgcccactgctccaaatgactaggatgggtcaaatgcagaggacaaattaccccacagggttcaataaaagtatattattattattattattataattattatatataaaatacgACACGCTACTAAAAACCCACAGAACCACTTCACTTCTTCTGTTACTGTTAGACATAGTAGcacgactgcacacacactgcacacaggtcTTTTTGTGACCATACATACAGCCATCAGTATCCACTCACACTTGGGGCGGCAGTGTATGAAAGCAGGAACTTAGGTCTGGTAGAAGGACGTGGGCATCCTgcatctcttctctctctcctcgacGTGCAGCAACATATCCTTTTAGTCTTGCTAGGCCTAATGGGACGCACAAGATCATAAACCTATCCCAAACAAACATGACACTCAAGTGGTACAAGTGAGTGTGGTAAAAAAACTTTACAGGTGATACATAAACTGTGTGGAAATGTCTGAAAACCTTTACAAACTTTCttttcctcctgctcctccgtcACCTCgtattttctcttctctccccgGTCAACTGCTGATGGTTCTGGGATTTTCTCCCTACGTCCACCTGGAAGATAGGGACAAATGTTAAGAACTTATGTAAGACAATGTACTCCAACAAGCCCCCATAAGTTCGTGTCATTCTGCCAATTAATACATGCTCTTAATATTAGACATGTCAACCGAGCTACCAAATTAGCTATCTAGACTGGACAATTCTAATTTACAGATTTACTCGCGACAGGTCAATCAGTTGTGTTCATGCCAAACTGGTAGTTAATATTGCCTACTTAGACAAGCGGTAATAACACAGCTAGCCAACAGTTCACCCGGCAGTAGCTAATATAGCTCAACATAATGGCATTATACATAACAATTCAATGCAACATATTCGTTACACATTAGGCTACAATACGTTGTTTACTAAcaacgctagctagctaaacgtAACAGTTTGTCGATTTGTATAACTAAGAGATTATACATGCCAGCTAACATGAGATAGGCTAGTTTCAGCGTTATGaatatagctagctacctagctaagACCAAAGAGATGgacatctagctagctaacattaggaAGTTGGCTAATTATAGCTAACGACAATCAAAATCGAGTCTCGTCATTAGACTAGCTACCTGTAGTTTGTGTTGGTTCGGGAAGATCGCCGAATAAATCCATTTTGACCAATTAAGCGACCCAAAATGAGCTAGGACTATAGCCTAATGCTGTAATTCAAGATAGCATCTAGCTAGCTACGCTAGAATTTGAGACGCTAGGTAGCCTAGCTGACGATAGGAGCTAGCTAGCAGTCTAATGTGCCAGATAGTAACGATTCTTTAAACGTATTAGTTACTTAGACTCAACACAGAATTTTAATTCAACACGAAACGAAAATGTGTCCTAGCTAAATGTGTTAACCTAAAAGTACAACGATGCTAACTTAATACTAATAGGCTAGTATGATTCGCAACGTTAGGTTGACTTGATATCAGTTTGGTAATTTGATTTGCTTTAATATTAATAAAGGTTTGAACACATTTTGctagtaaatatatatatatcgtaTATGATAATACGCATTTATATATCCTAGCTAAAAAATGTGGCTAATGCGCGCGTGATGACGCCAGTAATAAGAGCAAGCCACTTCCAGGTACGTGGGTCAATGACGTGACGTGTTATTTATTAGAATATCCATAGAAATATATCGAACTACTACACTTCAAATTGGAAAAATGCCATTCGGGATAACTGTCCGCACCTGCTGAATGCAAAAATGCTTGCAAGAAATCACTGGAATTTCATCCAAAGTCATCCTGGATAACAGATAAACTGGAGCAaatttataaaacattatatatTGGTAAATcattaaacaggaagtggcatCATACATACGCTTCTGAAAGACCCCCAAACGTTGGTAAAAAGTTAGTATGtctgttcaaatatttttacCCACTGTTGTACACTATGTCACAAAATCCTGAGTCATACTGGATAACgcctaaaaagcatttttaatgttcttttgcaaatttgatgttaaattacatatttaatagTTGAAGGTCAAGGTCATAGAGTTCTATAGGCAGCCAAGACATTTGGCAGTTCAAACCCTTTTTTTGTCATACTGAATAACAATTATGTCATATGatataatgtttattttgttaccTTACAGTGTCATTCCCTATCCAGAATGACATTCATGATTTTATTGCGAGtaggtatatattttacattactgttGTGCACTACAATATAATTAACATATTATAAGCTTTTTAAACGTTTTAAAGAAAATTTTATGTCCCTGAGAAACAGAAGAGAGTTCAACACATTCATcgcttttttaaagtttttatgtaCCATTAGGAATTAATACATGTTTTACaaggaggagtgtcaacccctcgcccccttgttacaggagtcccccagggctcagtcctcgggcccctcctcttctgcatctacacgagatcccttggccctgttatctctgctcatggcatctcctatcattgttatgccgatgacacccaactctttctctccttccccccatcagacacacaggtctctacccgtatctccacctgcctgagagacatccagagctggatgggcaaccaccatctaaagctcaacccagataagatagaagtgatcttcatccctgtttaacctctcccttctctgatttctccatctcaccaggggataccacagtgacctcatcccctagtgcaagaaaccttggagtggtgatggacaacaggctatccttctccaagaacatcgctacggtgacccgggcgtgcaggttcttcctgtacaacatccggagaatccgaccctttctcaccacctactccactcagctccttgttcaagcaatggtcctgtcccacctggactattgcaattctctgctggctggccttccagcatctgccgtCAGaaccctacaactcatccagaatgctgcagcccgtctggtattcaatgttcccagacattcacatgtcacccccctgctcagcaacctccactggctgcctgttatggctcgcatcaaatttaaaactttggtgctcgcataccaggcagtaaaaggatcagcccctgtatatattcaatcccttatcaagatctatacaccaacaagacccctccgttctgccacttcgtgccgtctggcgcctccccctcaccacacctgcacttcacgctcacgactgctgtctgtcctggtcccacggtggtggaatgaccatGTCagaacgcagactgaagacccatctcttcaggctacacctttctctccccaactcacaatcaccgtgattagccttagaccgtaatggcacttatgtatagatatcgttacttgtataggtattgttgtttttattggctgttgtattgttgtattctagctgccaactgtggtatgctagtttgaaagttgattgtactcttcaagggttctgaatttctgtatgtttacactaggactcagaactgtactgtcctctcaggtccacttttgcacttgttcttatgtttgatttgcactttgttgtacgtcgctctggataagggcgtctgctaaatgccatgtaatgtaacaaggacagttttcacattttaagtGCCACTGTCCTGCAAAGAGGGAGGAGCCAGGTTCAGGGCCAATTCTGACCCATCAGCTAGGGGGAAGTTTCTTGCAAAAAGGAGATTAATATGGACCAGCAATGTAAGAagtgcatttaatttaaaagaaaacctATGATAATATTACTTTACCATACTGTAAATCATACTATAGTGGTTTATTTCAGTAGGCCACAATTTCAGTCAGGTTGGGTAAcacagattttattttggaggaaaaatgcataatttaaatTGATTGAGTCGAGAGCACAACAAAAGTGTGGTGTCATGTACTCAAAagtattttcagacattttccagATTGGATCACTTCTCAGCGTTTTCTCAGCACAAGTTTTGTGTAAGAAACTTGGAACACATTGACCCGTAATCTACAGCAATTTTTATTACATAAATAGTGTTTCCTgagcactacattacattaatggcatttggcagacgatcttatccagagcgacgtacaacactACATAATTGTCTCACCTTGAATATTTACTAGGTATAATAAAAGCGAAAAATATTGAGAATTGAGAATATCGACTGGTTTCAACCTCCAACCAAAAGGGGGCAGTGTCGCAGTATACGTCTACGAAACTGTCTTGGTAGCGCTTTggtacatttgttttgttagcTAAGCGTTGTCATCTGCGGACCATCACATTCATCTTGGAAATTGTATTAAATGTAGCATATTAatggtttgtgtgtatttactAGTATTAGTGACTAGTAGTCAGTTTAGTTTGTGAGCCTGACGAGTCTTTTTAAATCTCAGCGTTCATAATATCCGAGGGTTGAGAGTGCCACAGACCATCCGCTCTAAGTATGGCGACCGGAGGCGCCACTGGAGCAGCGCATGTCGGTGATATTGAAGAGGATGCATCGCAACTTAATTTCCCTAAAGGTTGGTCTATATATTACTTAATGTTTCCTACATGGAATTAGTCATTGTGTTTTCAAGTTAGCTAAGCattatgtaatgtacagtacatcataACCTGCTAACGTTAGCCACAATGCAAGAACGCTAAATGGCTATACTTCAGGTTGTTTAAACTAAATTTATGCTAAGGTTACTTTAAAGTCGTTATTTCACTTGGCGAGTTTCGGCTTCGGTACAACCGAATGGTCTGTGTTAAATCGTAATTTACCAGGTAGCATTCTCCGGTTATGCGAATTGCTGATGTGTATGGcacacttttctttttccacaACGTTACAATTTGTAATTGAATGTGTTCCATGATACAGAACCACTGCCAGCTATAGAAATGTCACATATTGCCTACATCAttctttcatcttttttgtttttagaaatCCCTGGATTTAATTCGGATTTAGCCCAATTCTGATCTTGGGTACCACGACTGTTGATTGTAGGCTACAACTTGTTTTTCAATTAGCTGTAAGGCTACGGTTTATTTGTTCTTTAGTTGTtctaaaatgaagaaaatggcTCAGAAACCCTGTGTTATTccaatgtgtttaatattgacAGGGTTTGGGTGAACTGGACAACCATATCGTATTATGTTCCATGTTTTGCTTTTCTACACCCGCCAATCGGATTTGAACCGGATGTCCATGTTCGCCATCTTTAACTGAGAAAGTAGTGGTGGAATCGTTATGACAATGAGCTTAGAAGGCTGGTTatgatttatgaaaataaaactgcTGGCTATATATGTGGTTGTGTAAATAGATTAGCTACATTATACTTTGTCAGATTTCTATTAAATTTCTCTTACGTCAGTAGTCAAGCACCCTCTTGCATACAGATGCAATAAAATAAGACGAACGGTACAGACAGTTCAACAATAGTACATAAAGTACACTGGTACGTCCTCATTGCACCAGCACCGTAGCTCATTGCCACACTTAGATTGTATTTCCCAAACCAATTGCACTTGCACATAGCCTTCACAGACTGAAGAATGAATGGGTTCTGCAGCCTATTAAGTCTAGCCTGTGTGACCCTGAATTTTATAATGAAATTGTTTGTGATATTGGTTGTGTAGTCATCTGTATGAAGATGTGTAAAGAGCGGATTCAAACTCCCACAACCCTGGGCCACCCCCTGAGTTGGTAATGATGTAGATTGGTAATGATGTTGATTGGTTAGGTTTAGTTCACCCAGACTACTTGTACTGTGAGTAGGTTTCTTTGATTAGTTTTCAAAGTAATTTGTTGGCTTGCTAACTGACCACTTTTCTCCCAGAATTTGAGAACGCGGAGACGCTGTTGAACTCCGAGGTTCACATGCTTCTGGAACATCGGAAGCAGCAGAACGAGAGCGCAGAGGATGAGCAGGAGCTGTCAGAGGTTTTCATGAAGACGCTCAACTACACAGCCCGTTTCAGCCGATTCAAAAACAGAGAAACTATTGCGAGTGTTCGCAGGTCAGTATCGCAATACATGTGACCTTAAATCGTTTTACTCTAATGCATTCTTACCATTATTACTTTTGCTGATGTTTTAACTTCCCCTGGCAGCTTGCTTCTCCAGAAGAAACTCCACAAGTTTGAGTTGGCCAGTCTGGCGAATCTGTGTCCAGAGGCTGCAGAAGAGGCAAAGGCTCTCACGCCAAGGTCAGCCACGTGTACTTTTGCAGTATTTATTCTAGATCTTTCTGGTCCACACTTTACCATGGGATTGGTAAGGTGCTGCTGGATTGCTCCTTGATTATCTCCTCTTTCCCCTGCAGCTTGGAGGGGCGTTTTGAGGATGAGGAGCTACAGCAGATTCTTGATGACATTCAGACCAAGAGAAGTTTCCAGTATTGAGGAGGCTGAACAGTCCTTGCCCCACTGCCCCTTAGCTTGTTGATTACTCCCATGTTGTGACTGAGCACAATGGTGGAAATGGTGGACACCTCAATCTCTTTACACACGACATACTGCCCGGGTGTTTTGATGAATTCCTCTGTGACCCGTATTGGAGATTAGAGCAAGTGTGGACAATTAATTTTGCATTCCTGtacataacaaatacatttgacaAGTTTGTTTACTCAAATAGttgttgcttttttctttttcctttttccccctGAGTGTGTATTGGTTGACTGAGAAGTAGTTGCTAAAATAGCCTGTATGAATGCAAGTTTGTAGTTTGAGGGgtgaattttttttgtggatacTACTACACATTTCGCTCTTTATATTTGATAGAATTTCAAtcacaaataaagaaaaaataaaatacaattaacacCAGCCAAAAAAAGGACACGTtttgactccaaaggcaatgaaaagcCTTGAATCAAAACTAGACACCGCTCTTATACCTTCaccaaggaagtgattgaatacacctgactaatcagaaacagctgagaagccaactgtccaattccTTTTGGAACAACAGgctatctatattattattaaatatataatattta encodes:
- the polr2d gene encoding DNA-directed RNA polymerase II subunit RPB4, with product MATGGATGAAHVGDIEEDASQLNFPKEFENAETLLNSEVHMLLEHRKQQNESAEDEQELSEVFMKTLNYTARFSRFKNRETIASVRSLLLQKKLHKFELASLANLCPEAAEEAKALTPSLEGRFEDEELQQILDDIQTKRSFQY
- the ilkap gene encoding integrin-linked kinase-associated serine/threonine phosphatase 2C isoform X4, which encodes MQDAHVLLPDLSSCFHTLPPQVSRLSYFSVFDGHGGARASRFAAENLHHTLALKFPKGEAENLDKLVKKCLLDTFKQTDEDFLKQASSQKPAWKDGTTATCMLVVDNLVYVANLGDSRAVLCRVEQEGEKDVQKCVTLSLSKEHNPTCYEERMRIQKAGGTVRDGRVLGVLEVSRSLGDGQYKRCGVISTPDLRRCQLTHNDRFVILACDGLFKVFTAEEAVRFVHSVLQDMTVEVKEGQTAEEGRFEAACQRLANEAVRRGCADNVTVIVVSIHF
- the ilkap gene encoding integrin-linked kinase-associated serine/threonine phosphatase 2C isoform X2, encoding MDLFGDLPEPTQTTGGRREKIPEPSAVDRGEKRKYEVTEEQEEKKVCKGLARLKGYVAARRGEREEMQDAHVLLPDLSSCFHTLPPQVSRLSYFSVFDGHGGARASRFAAENLHHTLALKFPKGEAENLDKLVKKCLLDTFKQTDEDFLKQASSQKPAWKDGTTATCMLVVDNLVYVANLGDSRAVLCRVEQEGEKDVQKCVTLSLSKEHNPTCYEERMRIQKAGGTVRDGRVLGVLEVSRSLGDGQYKRCGVISTPDLRRCQLTHNDRFVILACDGLFKVFTAEEAVRFVHSVLQDMTVEVKEGQTAEEGRFEAACQRLANEAVRRGCADNVTVIVVSIHF
- the ilkap gene encoding integrin-linked kinase-associated serine/threonine phosphatase 2C isoform X1; this encodes MSSRQTDEAPALIWDDGSRLLKLPQLTQSYLWTWCGILPGHPGGRREKIPEPSAVDRGEKRKYEVTEEQEEKKVCKGLARLKGYVAARRGEREEMQDAHVLLPDLSSCFHTLPPQVSRLSYFSVFDGHGGARASRFAAENLHHTLALKFPKGEAENLDKLVKKCLLDTFKQTDEDFLKQASSQKPAWKDGTTATCMLVVDNLVYVANLGDSRAVLCRVEQEGEKDVQKCVTLSLSKEHNPTCYEERMRIQKAGGTVRDGRVLGVLEVSRSLGDGQYKRCGVISTPDLRRCQLTHNDRFVILACDGLFKVFTAEEAVRFVHSVLQDMTVEVKEGQTAEEGRFEAACQRLANEAVRRGCADNVTVIVVSIHF
- the ilkap gene encoding integrin-linked kinase-associated serine/threonine phosphatase 2C isoform X3, with product MSSRQTDEAPALIWDDGSRLLKLPQLTQSYLWTWCGILPGHPGGRREKIPEPSAVDRGEKRKYEVTEEQEEKKVCKGLARLKGYVAARRGEREEMQDAHVLLPDLSSCFHTLPPQVSRLSYFSVFDGHGGARASRFAAENLHHTLALKFPKGEAENLDKLVKKCLLDTFKQTDEDFLKQASSQKPAWKDGTTATCMLVVDNLVYVANLGDSRAVLCRVEQEGEKDVQKCVTLSLSKEHNPTCYEERMRIQKAGGTVRYWWGKQSNRMVEFWVSWRYRVPWAMGSINAVG